The Coriobacteriia bacterium genome window below encodes:
- a CDS encoding NYN domain-containing protein yields the protein MLFIVDGYNVTRRDSATSSLSLEDQRDALVARLRVRGRDLLGGGRVVVVFDGEGGPGLSTGGGVPVEIVYAHQHSADDEIVRIASREKGDVVVVSSDRDLGRRASERATVKVELREASTLFEAARGKPRSKSRGSIARDAGLPRGANAITRELKDLWLTEDDK from the coding sequence ATGCTCTTTATCGTGGACGGCTACAACGTCACCCGCCGTGACTCGGCGACCTCGTCACTGTCCCTCGAGGATCAGCGCGACGCGCTGGTCGCTCGGCTTCGGGTGCGCGGGCGCGACCTCCTCGGAGGCGGGCGGGTCGTTGTAGTCTTTGACGGAGAGGGTGGCCCTGGGCTCTCGACCGGGGGAGGAGTGCCTGTCGAGATCGTCTACGCACACCAGCACTCTGCCGACGACGAGATCGTGCGAATCGCGTCGCGCGAGAAGGGCGACGTGGTGGTGGTGAGTTCGGATCGCGACCTGGGGCGTCGAGCAAGCGAGCGCGCGACCGTGAAGGTGGAGTTGCGGGAGGCAAGCACCCTGTTCGAAGCGGCGCGCGGCAAGCCGCGATCCAAGTCCCGGGGTTCGATCGCGCGCGACGCGGGGCTTCCGCGTGGAGCCAATGCGATCACGCGGGAGCTGAAAGACCTGTGGCTGACCGAGGACGATAAGTAG
- a CDS encoding ATP-binding cassette domain-containing protein gives MSDREIAVRAERVRLSGGDRRVYPATTFEIPAGSVAAFLGASGTGKTSLLLTIAGRMRGWHGCVEVDGVDAARHSARVRGLVGMGVMAGVNDLAEALTPAQHVTEAHVFVPRLKRSVYRDVLAEVGLDAAAHMQVKRLDAEQRIRLGIALAIVRDVRVIVVDDLDRDLNQEERTRVLALLHKLAEDGLTVLFACVDEATASHADIVIPVEDVEPVSPISSRGVRTHAVA, from the coding sequence ATGAGCGACAGGGAGATCGCCGTTCGCGCCGAGCGCGTTCGACTCTCGGGGGGCGATCGAAGGGTCTACCCCGCCACGACATTCGAGATTCCGGCTGGCTCGGTTGCGGCCTTCTTGGGCGCATCGGGCACCGGCAAGACCTCGTTGCTGTTGACGATTGCCGGACGCATGCGCGGCTGGCATGGCTGCGTCGAGGTTGACGGCGTCGACGCCGCCCGTCACAGCGCTCGCGTTCGCGGTCTGGTGGGGATGGGCGTGATGGCCGGCGTCAACGACCTCGCCGAGGCACTCACCCCCGCTCAGCACGTCACCGAGGCGCACGTCTTCGTCCCGCGCCTGAAGCGCTCCGTCTATCGCGACGTTCTCGCCGAGGTCGGGCTGGACGCCGCCGCCCACATGCAGGTCAAGCGCCTCGACGCCGAGCAGCGCATCCGGCTCGGGATTGCGCTTGCCATCGTACGCGACGTGCGGGTAATCGTGGTCGATGACCTCGATCGGGACCTCAACCAAGAGGAGCGCACGCGCGTGCTCGCTCTCCTCCACAAACTCGCCGAGGACGGCCTGACCGTCCTGTTCGCCTGCGTCGACGAGGCCACCGCCTCCCACGCCGACATCGTGATCCCAGTCGAGGATGTCGAGCCGGTCTCCCCCATCTCGTCACGGGGGGTGCGCACTCATGCGGTCGCTTAG